In the genome of Pempheris klunzingeri isolate RE-2024b chromosome 3, fPemKlu1.hap1, whole genome shotgun sequence, one region contains:
- the LOC139198989 gene encoding neuroblast differentiation-associated protein AHNAK, with protein MPTHRRGRSLSEALTLERSDDGGLVVSSINNSVSDNQGLREGDEIVGAAINFDQLSKEEVLQVLKLMEPFDDKIQVLTRKNRSKSLENLDQCVKSPEMMLKDSYNKLYNAKIKKFMRSDTLGAEPAVPGSSKSNPKQDTELPRLGVDFGLLKNKTLDTSDGSQSGDDGELTSGSNLNLPPLGLGPSGAESPRLKINGSPQPKTPDVHLSATLPDDPNTNNTADIQMPNTDSPSVDLSVPNLERPQNGLEGTLKTPEMGVDAKGSDVNTPDMDVDLNGGNIPDPSSDTGVPKVSIEGANKEFKMPRFKVPDLGLAEPSFNGPECEVKTPDVGTPDVPSGKLSLKASKKRKNPDLNVDDPSSYVELPKLRLSGKSPDLDLDMPGVDVSKLDRNLGVDVDDPSDVSKPDFDIDVKGSKSKLKMPDADIERPSGKIKMPSFTMPDFGLSGPKLKGLDGELKTPDFDLSAPKFKGATGSPDLNLPEIDINKPKLDLSGPDANLDMPSGKFKMPAMKKPQIDLNAPDMHIDAPSSKFQMPKFNLSGTLPKGPNLDINTDLQSPDLSLKSPKIKGGIDTPDLDLPDMNFKTPKLDANAPNVNIGSPKAKLKMPKLKMPKFSLPSLKGPEIDGNLDGPDMDINAPNVNLKGPKADLEMPDVDIAGPSGKFKKPNLNLPDFGLSGPKLDGPNLSGGINAPDINMPKADLKGPKLDLSTPKLNLDMPSGSLKSPRIKGGIDTPDLNLPDTDLKAPNLDVNAPDVNIGSPKAKFKMPKLKMPKFNFPSLKGPDIDGNLNGPDVDVNAPDINLRGPKADLDVDIAGPSGKFKKPNFNLPDFGLSGPKLDGPNLDLKSPDLDISGPSVRGGLNAPDLNMPKVDLRGPELDLNSPKFNLDMPSGKLRKPEFDAPNWDVNAPSHKLKMPKFNLSGTLPKGPNAGLKSPDLSLKTPKIKGGIDAPELDMPNVGLGAPNLDVNTPDVNIGSPKTKLKMPKLKMPKFNFPSLKGPDIDGNLNGPDVDVNAPDIDLRGPKADLDVDIAGPSGKFKKPNFNLPDFGLSGPKLDGPNLDLKSPDLDISGPSVRGGLNAPDLNMPTVDLRGPELDLNSPKLNLDMPSGKLKKPEFDAPNWDVNAPSHKLKMPKFNLSGTLPKGPNAGLKSPDLSLKTPKIKGGIDAPELDMPNVGLGAPNLDVNTPDVNIGSPKTKLKMPKLKMPKFNFPSLKGPDIDGNLNGPDVDVNAPDIDLRGPKADLDVDIAGPSGKFKKPNFNLPDFGLSGPKLDGPNLDLKSPDLDISGPSVRGGLNAPDIKTPKIKGGIDAPELDMPNVGLEAPKFDVNSPDVNIGVHCQRDRIQI; from the exons ATG CCGACACATCGCAGGGGAAGGAGCCTTTCTGAGGCTTTGACCCTGGAGCGATCAGACGACGGAGGGCTGGTCGTTTCAAGCATCAACAACAGTGTCTCAGACAATCAGGGCCTGAGGGAAG gggaTGAAATTGTGGGGGCGGCAATCAATTTCGATCAACTATCGAAAGAGGAGGTGCTACAAGTACTGAAGCTGATGGAGCCGTTTGATGACAAAATCCAAGTCCTCACCAGGAAAAACCGAAGCAAGAGCCTCGAAAACCTTGACCAGTGTGTCAAGAGTCCTGAGATG ATGCTGAAGGATTCCTACAACAAACTCTACAATGCCAAAATCAAGAAGTTCATGAGAAGTGACACACTTGGTGCTGAGCCAGCTGTCCCGGGCTCATCCAAGTCCAACCCAAAACAGGACACGGAGTTACCTCGTCTCGGAGTTGACTTTGGTCTTCTGAAAAACAAGACTTTGGACACCAGTGATGGTTCACAATCTGGTGACGATGGAGAATTGACATCTGGCAGCAATCTGAACCTTCCACCGTTGGGTCTCGGGCCAAGTGGAGCTGAGTCACCAAGACTGAAAATCAACGGTAGTCCACAGCCTAAAACTCCAGACGTCCATCTGTCTGCAACATTACCAGATGATCCAAATACTAACAATACGGCTGACATACAAATGCCAAACACTGATAGTCCATCTGTTGACTTATCTGTGCCGAATCTTGAAAGACCTCAAAATGGACTGGAAGGAACTCTTAAAACTCCAGAAATGGGTGTTGACGCGAAAGGCTCAGATGTGAATACTCCTGACATGGATGTAGACCTTAATGGGGGAAATATCCCTGATCCATCCTCTGACACTGGTGTTCCCAAAGTGAGCATTGAAGGAGCAAACAAAGAATTCAAAATGCCAAGATTCAAAGTGCCAGACCTGGGCCTCGCTGAACCATCTTTTAATGGTCCAGAATGTGAGGTCAAGACACCAGATGTAGGAACCCCAGATGTTCCTTCAGGTAAACTCAGTCTCAAGGCTTCCAAGAAACGGAAAAACCCCGATCTAAATGTGGATGATCCTTCCAGTTATGTCGAATTGCCCAAACTCAGGCTGTCTGGGAAATCCCCTGACTTAGACCTCGACATGCCGGGTGTTGATGTATCCAAACTTGATCGAAATCTAGGCGTGGATGTGGATGATCCATCTG ATGTGTCCAAGCCAGACTTTGACATAGATGTCAAAGGCTCGAAGTCAAAGCTGAAAATGCCTGATGCTGATATTGAAAGGCCAtcaggaaaaataaagatgCCAAGCTTTACAATGCCAGATTTTGGACTGTCAGGACCAAAGCTGAAAGGACTAGATGGTGAGCTAAAGACTCCAGACTTTGATCTCTCAGCCCCCAAATTTAAAGGGGCTACTGGTTCCCCGGATTTGAATTTGCCTGAGATTGACATTAACAAGCCCAAACTAGATCTTTCTGGGCCAGATGCCAACTTAGATATGCCCTCAGGTAAATTCAAAATGCCAGCAATGAAGAAACCACAAATTGACTTGAATGCTCCTGACATGCATATTGATGCTCCTTCAAGCAAATTTCAAATGCCTAAGTTTAACCTTTCAGGGACATTGCCAAAGGGACCAAATCTGGATATAAACACAGACCTACAATCACCAGATCTTAGTCTGAAATCTCCAAAGATAAAGGGTGGAATTGATACTCCTGACTTGGACTTACCAGACATGAACTTTAAAACTCCAAAGTTAGATGCAAACGCTCCAAATGTCAACATCGGCTCACCCAAAGCAAAATTAAAGATGCCCAAATTAAAGATGCCTAAATTTAGTCTTCCAAGCCTAAAGGGACCTGAGATTGATGGCAATTTGGATGGTCCAGACATGGATATTAATGCGCCCAATGTCAATCTCAAAGGTCCCAAGGCTGATTTAGAAATGCCAGATGTTGATATTGCTGGTCCATCTGGAAAATTCAAAAAACCAAACTTGAACCTGCCTGATTTTGGCCTTTCTGGTCCGAAGTTAGATGGCCCTAACCTCAGTGGTGGAATAAATGCACCAGACATAAATATGCCCAAGGCTGATCTCAAAGGCCCCAAACTGGACCTCAGTACCCCAAAACTCAACTTAGACATGCCATCAGGTAGTCTGAAATCTCCAAGGATAAAGGGTGGAATTGATACTCCTGATTTGAACTTACCAGACACGGACCTCAAAGCTCCCAACTTAGATGTGAATGCTCCAGATGTCAACATTGGCTCACCAAAAGCAAaatttaaaatgccaaaattgAAAATGCCTAAATTTAACTTCCCAAGCCTAAAAGGACCAGACATTGATGGAAACTTAAATGGCCCAGATGTAGACGTAAATGCTCCTGACATCAACCTCAGAGGTCCTAAAGCTGACTTGGATGTTGATATTGCTGGTCCATCGGGAAAATTCAAAAAACCAAACTTCAACCTGCCTGATTTTGGCCTCTCTGGTCCAAAGTTAGATGGCCCCAACTTGGACTTAAAATCACCCGACTTAGATATCTCTGGTCCCAGTGTCAGGGGTGGTTTAAATGCACCAGACTTAAATATGCCTAAGGTTGATCTCAGAGGTCCTGAACTGGACCTTAATAGCCCAAAGTTCAACTTAGACATGCCGTCAGGTAAACTGAGAAAGCCAGAGTTTGATGCTCCCAACTGGGATGTTAATGCTCCCTCGCACAAATTGAAAATGCCCAAATTCAATCTTTCAGGTACATTACCAAAAGGACCAAACGCAGGTCTGAAATCACCAGATCTGAGTCTGAAAACGCCAAAGATTAAAGGTGGAATTGATGCTCCTGAATTGGACATGCCTAATGTGGGCCTTGGAGCTCCAAATTTAGATGTAAACACTCCAGATGTCAACATTGGTTCGCccaaaacaaagctgaaaatgCCAAAATTGAAAATGCCTAAATTTAACTTCCCAAGCCTAAAAGGACCAGACATTGATGGAAACTTAAATGGCCCAGATGTAGACGTAAATGCTCCTGACATCGACCTCAGAGGTCCTAAAGCTGACTTGGATGTTGATATTGCTGGTCCATCGGGAAAATTCAAAAAACCAAACTTCAACCTGCCTGATTTTGGCCTCTCTGGTCCAAAGTTAGATGGCCCCAACTTGGACTTAAAATCACCTGACTTAGATATCTCTGGTCCCAGTGTCAGGGGTGGTTTAAATGCACCAGACTTAAATATGCCTACGGTTGATCTCAGAGGTCCTGAACTGGACCTTAATAGCCCAAAGCTCAACTTAGACATGCCGTCAGGTAAACTGAAAAAGCCAGAGTTTGATGCTCCCAACTGGGATGTTAATGCTCCCTCGCACAAATTGAAAATGCCCAAATTCAATCTTTCAGGTACATTACCGAAAGGACCAAACGCAGGTCTGAAATCACCAGATCTGAGTCTGAAAACACCAAAGATTAAAGGTGGAATTGATGCTCCTGAATTGGACATGCCTAATGTGGGCCTTGGAGCTCCTAATTTAGATGTAAACACTCCAGATGTCAACATTGGTTCGCccaaaacaaagctgaaaatgCCAAAATTGAAAATGCCTAAATTTAACTTCCCAAGCCTAAAAGGACCAGACATCGATGGAAACTTAAATGGCCCAGATGTAGACGTAAATGCTCCTGACATCGACCTCAGAGGTCCTAAAGCTGACTTGGATGTTGATATTGCTGGTCCATCGGGAAAATTCAAAAAGCCAAACTTCAACCTGCCTGATTTTGGCCTTTCTGGTCCAAAGTTAGATGGCCCCAACTTGGACTTAAAATCACCTGACCTGGATATCTCTGGTCCCAGTGTCAGGGGTGGTTTAAATGCACcagacataaaaacaccaaagattAAAGGTGGAATTGATGCTCCTGAATTGGACATGCCTAATGTGGGTCTTGAAGCTCCTAAATTTGATGTAAACAGTCCAGATGTCAACATTG GGGTTCATTGCCAGAGGGACCGAATTCAGATCTGA
- the mrpl4 gene encoding large ribosomal subunit protein uL4m, which yields MFRCSLVVCGRGVAKRFASSFSSESALPPNLLLPSNLVDPARLKRPRPPADCSLPLLRKCDAVVPAHLSPVSAWVDTLERRDGEPLGLAQLHPDVFAVPPRLDILHHVETWQRNYKRISHANTKIRSEVRGGGRKPWRQKGSGRARHGSIRSPIWKGGGVSHGPRGPTSYYYMLPMKVRVQGLKVALSSKLAQDYLYIVDSLNIPTPDSQYLVDLIKHRRWGESVLIVDVGEEFPENILQATESLKTVNIIPAIGLNVHSMLKHEAVVLTLDTVKFLEEKLLWHDQRYTPLHPFRLPYSDL from the exons atGTTTCGCTGTTCTCTGGTTGTTTGTGGCAGAGGAGTCGCCAAAAGG TTCGCCTCGTCGTTCTCCAGTGAGAGCGCTCTGCCCCcaaatctgctgctgccttcaaaCCTCGTGGATCCCGCCAGACTGA AGCGCCCCCGGCCTCCCGCAGACTGCTCCCTGCCCCTCCTGAGGAAGTGTGACGCCGTCGTTCCTGCTCACCTGAGCCCCGTGTCGGCGTGGGTGGACACTCTGGAGAGGCGGGACGGCGAGCCGCTGGGTTTGGCTCAGCTTCACCCGGACGTCTTCGCGGTGCCTCCGAG gctCGATATTCTCCATCACGTTGAAACATGGCAGAGAAactataaaagaata AGCCACGCCAACACAAAGatcaggtcagaggtcagaggcgGCGGCAGGAAACCGTGGCGACAGAAAGGAAGCGGAAGAGCACGACACGGAAGCATCCGATCACCGATATGGAAAGGAG GTGGGGTGTCCCACGGACCCAGAGGGCCGACCAGTTACTACTACATGTTACCCATGAAGGTTCGAGTGCAGGGACTCAAAGTGGCTCTGAGCTCCAAGCTGGCTCAG GACTACCTTTACATCGTGGACTCTCTGAACATCCCCACACCGGACTCTCAGTACCTGGTGGACCTCATCAAGCACAGACGCTGGGGAGAGTCTGTGCTAATAGTCGACGT GGGTGAAGAGTTTCCTGAAAACATCCTTCAGGCGACAGAAAGTCTGAAGACGGTGAACATTATTCCGGCCATCG GTCTGAACGTCCACAGCATGCTCAAACACGAAGCGGTCGTCCTCACCCTGGACACGGTCAAGTTTCTGGAAGAGAAGCTGCTGTGGCACGACCAGCGTTACACACCTCTGCACCCGTTCAGACTGCCCTACTCAGACCTGTAG